A stretch of DNA from Coregonus clupeaformis isolate EN_2021a unplaced genomic scaffold, ASM2061545v1 scaf0223, whole genome shotgun sequence:
tctctctctctctctctctctctctctctctaatttcaatttcaatttaagggctttattggcatgggaaacgtatgttaacattgccaaagcaagtgaagtagatagtaaacaaaagtgaaataaacaataaatattaacagtaaccattacactcagaagttccaaaagaataaaggcatttcaaatgtcatattatgtatatatacagtgttgtaacaatgtgcaaatagttaaagtacaaatgagaaaataaataaacataatatgggttgtatttacaatggtgtttgttcttcactggttgaccttttcttgtggcaacaggtcacaaatcttgcagctgtgatggcacactgtggtttttcactctctctctctctctctcgctctctctctctctctctctctctctctctctctctctctctctctctctctctctctcgctctctcgctctctctcacacacacacacacacacacacacacacacacatatatacacatacacacactccttctCTGGCTTTGGTTgatgacagagaaagggagaggtgcATAGCTACACTCCAATTCtataagtgtgtgtgttcagaactCTGGTGGTATTCTAGACATGATCTTGCTAGGGAGTGTCCACTCCAGTACATGTGTAGTATAAGGATGTGTTGAGGACTAAAGGGCCCCTGTGTTTAACTCACACACTGCAACAAGACGGCTGGAGGAGCTTTTGGTTTATTGAAGAACAACCGTTGTCTCCATTGAGCACAACGTTGTGGTCCAGGTAGTTGTTTTATGATTGACTGAAAGAGGGGGACTTTCAGAGTGAGACTGATGTCTGTTGGTTGGATAGTAGTTCATTAAATGTCAGGTTGGTTGGATAGTAGTTAATTAAATGTCAGGTTGGTTGTCTATTGGTTATTTCTTGGTTGGTCGaacattggttggttggttgaatgTTGGGCCTAGATGTTTAGTCATTGGCTTGTTGGCTGAATGCCAGGTTGGTTGAACATAGATCCTTGTTGATAGGCTGTTAGTTTTCATTAGGTTGTATTTTGGTTGGTTTTTTGGTTAGACTGGTTcctaggaggaggaagaggaagatgaagcTGAGCTGTGACCGTATGACATCATTCTCCCCTtacctgctgagagagagagagagagagagagagagagagagagagagagagagagagagagagagagagagagagagagagagagagagagagagatacatgagAGACTTACTGTATGCACCATATTTatgggaataggctgccatttggtacAGTACATCACCAGGGAGTAGCTACCTCTGGGACCGAACGTCTTCATGTAACAGTTAGTGCAGTAGGGCTTCtcatcatgctgaaacacaaTGCACAGAAAACATCTTAGTTCATGAGATACATAGATAaacacagatagatagatagatagatagatagatagatagatagatagatagatagatagatagatagatagatagatagatagatagatagatagatagatagatagatagatagatagatagatagatagatagatagatagatagatagatccccttccctttctccctccctctctccctccctccctgttgatactatctctctcccccttcccttcctccctccctccctccctctccctgtctttgTACCTCAGCATGTTGTCCTGGGGTCAGCTGTCTATGACACTGTTGATACtacctttccccctctcccccctctcctcccctccccctcccccctctctctctctctctctctctctctctctctctctctctctctctctctccatacctctgcatgttgtcctggggtcaactgtctctgacactgttgatactacctttccccctctcctcccctccctcccctctctctctctctctctctctctctctctccatacctctgCATGTTGTCCTGGGGTCAACTGTCTCTGACACTGTTGACACTTCAGACACAGAGGGTGGTAGTCACACCCCAACGAcctcttcttctcacctggaccAATGGGGTTAGAGGATACCAAGGGTTAGAGGTCAAATGTCTGTTATGAACCAATGGGGTTAGAGGAtagcaggggttagaggtcaaatGGTGTCTGCCATTCAGAGAGAGATCTGCACTTGACTGGAGAGTTACCTGTTAGGTTCCTGTTAGAGTTGCTAAGCTACCGGTAATATACCAAAGTTACTGGAATGTTCTATTGTAACTTTGGAAATTTATACTTGAGTAACTTTTTTTTTAAGTATTCCTAtatagtgtgtctgtgtccatattgtccatgcgttttcaaaagaaaatagcctaattaatgaaaaaagcatctaatcaacaatggcattattttaaaTTAATTCTGCAACTCTGACAACTATTTACTTTTTTcccaactgccaccagtttggcgccaacacatttacaacaaagacatattgacagtcaaaaaaaaaaagtgtgtaaaaatatatatataaagtatatttcatgctgaaaccctcatattaaacaccaatgctaTTTACTAAGTTCATGGTTTATAttaaggataatgttttacagctttgtattatatatatatattttaaacaatCTTATTTAATTATTGTATATAtttaacatgtgataaggccacacagagggccagagataattacagactcatgtgataaggccacacagagggacagagataattacagactcatgtgataaggtcacacagagggccagagataattacagactcatgtgaAAGGTCACActgagggccagagataattacagactcacgtgataaggccacacagagggccagagatcattacagactcatgtgataaggccacacagagggacagagataattacagactcacATGATAAgaccacacagagggccagagataattacagactcatgtgataaggccacacagagggccagagataattacagactcatgtgataaggccacacagagggccagagataattatagactcatgtgataaggccacacagagggccagagataattacagactcatgtgataaggccacacagagggccagagataattacagactcatgtgataaggccacacagagggccagagataattacagactcatgtgataaggccacacagagggccagagataattacagactcatgtgataaggccacacagagggccagagaatattacagactcatgtgataagaccacacagagggccagagataattacagactcatgtgataaggccacacagagggccagagataattacagactcatgtgataaggccacacagaggaccagagataattacagactcatgtgataaggTCACActgagggccagagataattacagactcatgtgataagaccacacagagggccagagatcattacagactcatgtgataaggccacacatagggccagagataattacagactcatgtgataaggccacacagagggccagagataattacagactcatgtgataaggccacacagagggccatagataattacagactcatgtgaAAAGACCACACAGAGGGACAGATataattacagactcatgtgataaggccacacagagggccagagatcattatagactcatgtgataaggccacacagagggacagagataattacagactcatgtgataagaccacacagagggccagagataattacagacttgtgtgataaggccacacagagggccagagataattacagactcatgtgataaggccacacagagggccagagataattacagacttgTGTGATAAgaccacacagagggccagagataattacagactcgtgtgataaggccacacagagggccagagataattacagactcatgtgataaggccacacagagggccagagataattacagactcatgtgataaggccacacagagggccagagataattacagtaCCCAAAAAGACAACTAGATGTCATTTGATAAAATTCCCCCCAAAACTTAAAtgttaccaaaattctggtaATTTACTGGTAAACATAGAAACTATCCAATAATATACCTTTAATTTGCAACCCTAGTTCCTGTACCGGACACAAGTCCCTAAAGGAAAGGAAGCCAAGTTAATATTTGAACAAAGCCAGAATGTGAGACAACAGTCTGCTGCCTCATATCAACTGAGGACTTAAGAcacaggaaaggaaaggaaaggaaaggaggccAGGTGAATGGAAGCCAGGTTAGACTATTGGAACCCAGCCTCTGAAGGAAATGAAGCCAGATTAGACTATTGGAACCCAGCCTCTGAAGGAAAGGAAGCCAGGTTAGACTATTGGAACCCAGCCTCTGAAGAAAATGAAGCCAGGTTAGACTATTGGAACCCAGCCTCTGCAGGAAAGGAAGCCAGGTTAGACTATTGGAACCCAGCCTCTGTAGGAAAGGAAGCCAGGTTAGACTATTGGAACCCAGCCTCTGCAGGAAAGGAAGCCAGGTTAGACTATTGGAACCCAGCCTCTGCAGGAAAGGAAGCCAGGTTAGACCATTGGAACCCAGCCAGTCAAGGAAAAGAGACCAGTTTAGGGTGTTGGAACTTATCCCGGGATGAAAAGAAGGCCGGTTAGAAAGGAAAGGACACCAGGTTAGAGTGTTGGAGCATAGCCGGTGTGTTAGAGAACAGTCTGCTCCCTCAGAGAAGCCACTTCctgttgtctgtgtgtgagtcatgacagactgttcagagcatggagacacacacacacacacacacacacacacacacacacacacacacacacatacagacacacacacacacacacacacacacatacagacacacacacacacacacacacacacacatacagacacacacacacacacacacacacacacacagagagacacacagacacacacacacagacacacagacacacaaacacacacacacagacacacagacacacaaacacagacacacacacacacacacacgcacacacacacacacacacacacacacacagacacacagacacacacacacagacacacagaca
This window harbors:
- the LOC121559086 gene encoding cysteine-rich protein 1-like isoform X2 — protein: MVGYCPICGKPVYFGEKKRSLGCDYHPLCLKCQQCQRQLTPGQHAEHDEKPYCTNCYMKTFGPRGKGRMMSYGHSSASSSSSSS
- the LOC121559086 gene encoding cysteine-rich protein 1-like isoform X1; this encodes MVGYCPICGKPVYFGEKKRSLGCDYHPLCLKCQQCQRQLTPGQHAEHDEKPYCTNCYMKTFGPRAGKGRMMSYGHSSASSSSSSS